From Lasioglossum baleicum chromosome 16, iyLasBale1, whole genome shotgun sequence:
GGTCTGCTCGGTTCGAAAGACAACGCGATGGTCGATTGATTGTGATGGCGGACACAGAGGGAATTTGGGGTGGTCGAATGTCTTGTTTCCAGATTCTGGGGAGAAAGTTATCCCCTCTCTACCAGTATTGGTCACGTGACAAGTCTGAATCgtgcttatttttaatttatttaatttggaGGGATTTTTTCGAGCTAGCCAGATTAAAACGGAAGTtacgtgcaataaaattggccgGAAATTAAAAGCGAAGTTTAAACAAAAGAAAGTTGAACCGTTAACCGAGGCTGGTCGGTTCCCGATTTGATAAAGCGGAACAACAACGGCCCCGCTGCCGAAATTGGCAAATTTTTAACTAGTTCGGAAGAAATCTCGTTAACGAATTTATTCGTTACGACTTTATCAAGTTCGAAACACGGCGAGCATCCTCCTTGTTTTACTTTCCTGCGAAAACTCGCCAGGCAGCGGCGCGGCGGAGGCTGCAGCGTTGAAAGTTGCTGCGAAGCTTAGTTCGACACGGGGAACAGAAATAATTATGTAAGAGCTGTTGACTTCGGAAAATTGCGTAAgtcgttgaaaaattttctcTTCTGCCCGAGTGCCATAAATAAGAACTTTCGTTGCAGCCGCTCGGATATTTATTGCCCTCTTCGCGAGCACAAGCGGCGATAAATTAACTATCATTTACGGTCTCTCGGCGATACCCGGTTCTACGAATATCAAAATGTTATTCTAAATATTGCGGTTCCGTTGACGTTTACGTTTCTCCGCGGGAATGTTCCGCGCGAGATGCATGCGCATAAATTACGCGCGTTCCTTAAACGTAAAAAGGCTATTACCTACTTACCGAACCGTTCGCTTCGCGAAAAATGTTCGGTTCTCTTTTACCGCGATGGATCAGTCGgaaaattgaaatgaataaGAAAGTTAATACAGCGCGAAGGTAGGAATCACGACGAAAGTGATCCAGAGCCAGGCGAGCGGACTTAAACGGCCAGTTAAATTTAATCCGATTGTAGTCTCCGTATCGCTTAACTGCCTTCCGTGTGAACGTGACTCCTGTGACAACGAGTTCGCGCTGGCTGCGTTTCTTACTTCAATTGTTCCGAAGATAACTGCGCCCCTGCTTAAGACCCAGAAGCAGAATTGACTTGCGTCGCGGATGGGAAAATTCAAATGTCTGGagagttcgagagcgttactctTTGACTTTCAGATTCTGCAATAATAGTTATATCCCGATGTGTTTATGATAGAAACCTTCCCCCTCCACAACgccgtcacgtgacgcgttccttATCTGTCGCGCGACAGAGAGGGGATACGGATCTGGCGATCACCCAATAAACCGACCAGTTATACCGATCGTTCTCGGACAGTGTCATCGATTCCCAAAAAATTCGTCTCGGCCAACCATAACCCCACGAGCCCGTGTAAACAGGACGCCATCGTAAAGCTCGAATAGGTGAACACTTCCTGCGCTGATGACCTGTTTCACTGTCGCCGGACAGCGTCGAATAAAATTCTGGCGAGCATTGGCAATCGGCGCGGCCTGAAACGCGAATATCAAACCGGCGAGTATTTCGGCCGCAAACATGAAGAACGTCACAGCACCAGCCGCCGCCGACGCCATCGCGTTGGCTCACATTCGGTTCCCATTTCGAATATCCGGCTTAGGCGAGCGGCGACCGCAGCCTCTGGGATAGTATCGAATGCGGCTGCCTCTCTCCCCTGTCCCGTatttttcttcctcttccttcttGCTCCCTCTTCGCGCTCTCCGCACGATACTCTCTCCGCTTTTCCTCTccgtcttcctctctctctctctctcacgtttttctCCGCGTTTCCTTCATAAATGTCACCGGTACAGAGTGCAGTAGGTGCTCAAATTATTAGGGCACTCGAGATACACTCCTGGATATACATGATAGCACACGTATCTTCAATTTATCGAAGACTGCATGGAAGTTAGGTACAGTATACGTCGGTAGATTGAGACTTGTCCCCCACGCTTCCGATCGGTCACGTGATTAATCCCGGTACTGACACCAAATtcgttttttataataatttgaggACACAGTGTACTCGTACAAGCGGAGCAGACGCGTAGTCTGCTGGTCTATTTTCCGTATCGACTTCGCTTCCGTTAGCATTCTCTTCAACCGTAGCATATGGATTACACTCGGTGTCCGTTTCCTCCAGCATCCTTCTCCTCGACGCCACAAGCGTGTAATGTTGCGAGTATGATCGCAGCGAAAAATATAGTCGTACTGAACATGAAGAACGTGAAGAACACTTCGTGGAACTTTCCTGAGGAGAttctaaatatttatgaaaagccttgtttgattaaaataatatttcttggAATGTGGCTTCTCGccgattcttcttttaatcgtgcGATACCGTGCTATGTGTAATTTTAGAGGGGTCTTGATACGATTTGTACTTTGAGTCATTCGTCACCGATCTGATTGCAGGCCGAGGAGTTGAACACCCTTGTCGGCAATGCTTTTCGTATGGCATACGTGGCGCAACTCCAGCGCCAACCGATCCTTCAGGATGTGATCTCACCGCAGTCATCGCCACCCTATCGCAAAGACAAACAGGAGACCCGGTCCTCGTGGGTATGTATTTTCCCTGTCCCTTCGCATTGTCGCCGAGACACTTTCGCTTTAAAGGGGTCCGCTCGTTTCCACCTCATGCGAACTGGGTCATTTTTATGAATCTTTCACGGGAAACTCGGGCGACACTTTTTAAAGACCTACACGCAATGAAATCTAGCAATTTAACTTTTTATCTGTCTAAGCCCGCTACGAAAGCTGACTGTGTTATTAAATTGCGATGCTATCAAACGTTATTTAAACCATCGCATCGGATCGAAGCAGCGTGACACTGTTTGCTCAACAGAGCCGCCCTTTGCCTCGATCGTTTTTCGTTTGATAGCAATTTTTCACGGTCGACCGTTCCAAATAATTGCCTGTCACCGGATTTTAACGGGACCATTTATCAGGAACGAAATTCTCTCGCAATCCAGAGAGCCCGGGGAGACACGGAAAAGTTTGTACCTGGAAATGGACATGAGTCGCAACAGTAAATCCTTTCGCGGGAAGGATGCCACCTCCGACTTCGATCATTCAACACTGCAACTACGGGCTACGTCAAATTTCCAACATACAGAATCTATTTTTGCTTAAGTGAACacgacaattttttattttttatattcctgCCACTTTTACCGCGCAGCAAGCCATCAAGGTTTTGCTGGTCATAGATCATGTTACACAACTCCgccattttttgtattttctgtactaaaaataaaaacgtggtaacaaAATATGAACGTAGACTGATGTCCTTCGGATCCATTTTTCTAAATAGATACATTCAATGCCCAGAATTTACTTTTGTTCAAGTAAAcccaacaatttttttattttctatatccCAGTCACTTTTACCTTGCAAGCTGGGTTTCGCTGGAAATTGAGATAATGTGCGCAACTTCgccattttctattttccgtattagcatgtaaccgatttcaagtctctagttcatcaggaagttagtttaaaatcatttGCAAAATTTgtcaccgaacagacaaacaaacaagaaagcgagctaataaaaacgtggtaaaaaggtaTGAAAATAGACCGGTATCCTCCGTATCCATTTTTCTAAATAGATGACCAGGGGAAAATAAACGACGCGTGGCGCGGCGTTGCAGGGCGATCCGACTCCAGTAGAGGTGTCCCATTTTACAGGCCGCGTTAATTATAAATTCGACCCAAGTCTGCCGACTCCGTCGCGTTTCCAAGTAAACGGTCAGTCCGTCGTGGTCTGCCCGCTAGTTCTCCCTACGCAATCGTCCTGGGAATCGTAGTGCACCGTCGATAAACTATTTATCGGTTTCCAAGTCTCGTCGGACCTGCCATCCAATCCTCGTACACCTCGACGTGAGGTGTATAGTATCGCTAAACTACTCCTGTTCATTCTTTAAAAGCACCAAGACGTTTATTGCAATCTGTTTTGCAGTCGAGCCCGATTCTACTTTATCAAAGTACAGTCCGAACACTGATTTCAATCTTCACGAACAACAAATGTACAACAGTTCGAAACTGCTGGCGTTTAAATATTCAGCAAGTCCATTAGCTCTACCTTAAATCGGATTAGACGGGACACAGTCAGTTTCGATATTACACCGCTCAACTATTCTCGGAACAATATCGTGTAAACTCTCTGGCCGCAAACACGATCCACGGATTCAACTcgtcaacctgttaaacattcAACGCAATTACATCGTTGGTAATTATGTTGCGTAGGATAAACCGAGGATTTCGGTGGCATTGAAGCAATTTCAAGGTTACCGAGCAAGCTTACGTGTTGTGCTCCAAAATTTGAAGGACGTGTACTAATAGTTAACCTTTCAACAGAAGAAGAACAAAAATTATAGCTCAGATCGTTCGTAATAGCAACCTAACAATTTCACATTCGCTTTAAGGggctagactcgtttttccaggaataATATATAATGCAAATATGGGGATTTTCAGTAGTTAAAAGCGTTagaataaaagatcaatctaggccgcgatcgctacccctatttgcattattcggaagcatagagctgcgcatgtagctattttcttaAAGCTAAtattgcaaattacgcctcgtaaacgtaaaaataggacttttgagggcgatccgactactgaaaaacctcgtatttgcattatcaagaaatgagaaggcgcgtcccgcacccttgcaatcctagaaacgagtctacccccttaacactaggtttataaacaaaattattttataaacacaacaagaatgtgtctatcgAAATGTTTGATCATTTTTCCAATAGTATATACCCCAAGAAATAAATTGCAACTGTTCAGATTTTATCCCCACCACGCGACCGAGTTATACGACAATTACAGAGATACTACATAGCCCGTAACAGATTAATGATTACGTGGCACGATTTCTGGCTAACCTaacggatcgaatgcgtatgaTTGCAGAACAAATCGGTGGCTGGCGACAGTTCGATCGCCGGCGTGGGAGGTGGTTGCAGAAATTCATCCTCGAATTCGTGGCTGAAAAGTCGAACGTCGCCCACGTCCAGAACTGGAAGCGGTTCGTCTACGGCGGACATGAACGTACAGCTCGGCAGCGCCGGCTCGCCCACGCTGCGACTCGCCAGCGTGAAGGTACAACCATGAATTCTAATTCCTCGTATTTCTACCGAACGGCGTTTTTAAGAACCGTTCCCGTGTTATTTCACGGCACTTAATAGTCTCTAGCCACGGGTCTACGGCCCCGTCGTTTAAATGGAGACGTCGCTACGCGGCACCGACGGTGCTACgtttgaaattttattgggAACtcgaactttgaacaaataccAACACAATGTTTAATCAAATCTAGCTAGATTCTAGTTCTTTGCTAGTTTTGTCACGTGACTGCACTTCCACGGCATGAAAATCGATGTAATTAATGTAGAAAAGGTAGAAAAAGGTCCGGACCAACTACCCCACCGAGTAAAATGGAGATTACATCACTGACACTTccgaaaaaattcgtaaactcTTGAATTTAAACActgtcggtcaaatgaccggttttatatttctcattttacaattattgaaatgatgaacAGGGAAACATGGAAACTGTTTCGACGAATTTCTGTATCTAAGAAAATCTAAATGAACAGAGTTTTCTCTGTAAGCTGAAACATTTGAATGACTTTCAGTGCACAGTAGCTTTAGAGTAAATAAATTTTGTCTTTTTGCGGATGCAGACACCGAACACGATTCCCGGTCTACGACCGACGCACAACTTCACGAACGTTCTCGGACCCATAACGAACGAGGACGAGCCAAAGAGTATCTCTCAGCAAAGTACACCGAGCAGCGACGAGAGCAACTCACCGACACAACTTAACTCGTACAAGAGGCTAACGGACAAGCCGGCTCGGATAAAGCAGTTGGCGATGGGTTGGACAGGTGGACGTGACGTTCATGGATTGAACGGTGAGGATGACAGCTGCCCCCTCGTCAGTGGTAGTAGCACGCCGACGAGCCCCTCGAACAGGCCGCATTCTGGGGGTTACATAAACGAGGCTATCATCGACTCCGAGGGCACCAGGCCGAACTACAACAAAATACCCCCTTCCGAGAGCCTCGATAACACTATCAATGCGTCCATCACCGCGAAGAATTTCAACATCGAGAACAACAGGTAATCCCATCATCCCTAATCTCGCGTTAAACGTTTTTCTATTAACCCCTTGACGGAGTTTAACGAGTCGGACTCGCGATGAAGACCTCAACAACGTCTAACAAGTGTTGCGCCTTTCTTTCtagatgaaatacaatttaattcgtttgtaattgagcagatgaaattcaaaattgttggtaaatctcaaaaattgaagatgtccatATATAATTTCGcctctgttaaaatcattaagggaagaaataatattcaatttagtttctactttTTGCAATCGAGgcagacaattttaattttgcataaaagtccaCAATCTAGTAATCGATacttaagcattcaaataaatgaagccaagacgttttaatcgctgtaactgtgAAGAGAATGTTAAGGGGGGTTAAtgcaatgaatgaatgaatgtgtTATTTGTACAGTTAAAGAGGAGATTCGTTGTTGAACATTTATAGGATAGGGCACAATTCTCCGAGCTCGGGAACGGAGACAGAATTTAAATCAAAAAGAAGATCTCAGATCAGTACCTCGAGCAGTTCGGTACCTGCTGACGGAAGTACTCACGGATCAACACCAACACCACCACCTCTACCGGAAAGAACGGATAGCTTGAACAATCGCAGCGAGGAAGCCGAGTTGCGTAAA
This genomic window contains:
- the LOC143217291 gene encoding uncharacterized protein LOC143217291 isoform X5 codes for the protein MAEPFSKRFVTAKYSDRSTPVLLIVSLAGIKVCSPDGKCVQMAHALRRISYATCEPQHAQFSFLAREPRAHFSIQYCHSFITTSAEQAEELNTLVGNAFRMAYVAQLQRQPILQDVISPQSSPPYRKDKQETRSSWNKSVAGDSSIAGVGGGCRNSSSNSWLKSRTSPTSRTGSGSSTADMNVQLGSAGSPTLRLASVKTPNTIPGLRPTHNFTNVLGPITNEDEPKSISQQSTPSSDESNSPTQLNSYKRLTDKPARIKQLAMGWTGGRDVHGLNGEDDSCPLVSGSSTPTSPSNRPHSGGYINEAIIDSEGTRPNYNKIPPSESLDNTINASITAKNFNIENNRIGHNSPSSGTETEFKSKRRSQISTSSSSVPADGSTHGSTPTPPPLPERTDSLNNRSEEAELRKAPWFQAGIPREITLEVLSQEPEGAFMVRESTSKPGCYALSLRVPREFQPSGIAHYLIKRTNKGYKIKGFTKEFTTLTALITHHSVMPELLPCPLSLSRYNPSFVKSDSNKDFADIDSDPDYNTLADFRKMMADLNV
- the LOC143217291 gene encoding uncharacterized protein LOC143217291 isoform X3, with amino-acid sequence MAEPFSKRFVTAKYMGSFPVAIPDIASRAEYVRSQLETLRYSDRSTPVLLIVSLAGIKVCSPDGKCVQMAHALRRISYATCEPQHAQFSFLAREPRAHFSIQYCHSFITTSAEQAEELNTLVGNAFRMAYVAQLQRQPILQDVISPQSSPPYRKDKQETRSSWNKSVAGDSSIAGVGGGCRNSSSNSWLKSRTSPTSRTGSGSSTADMNVQLGSAGSPTLRLASVKTPNTIPGLRPTHNFTNVLGPITNEDEPKSISQQSTPSSDESNSPTQLNSYKRLTDKPARIKQLAMGWTGGRDVHGLNGEDDSCPLVSGSSTPTSPSNRPHSGGYINEAIIDSEGTRPNYNKIPPSESLDNTINASITAKNFNIENNRIGHNSPSSGTETEFKSKRRSQISTSSSSVPADGSTHGSTPTPPPLPERTDSLNNRSEEAELRKAPWFQAGIPREITLEVLSQEPEGAFMVRESTSKPGCYALSLRVPREFQPSGIAHYLIKRTNKGYKIKGFTKEFTTLTALITHHSVMPELLPCPLSLSRYNPSFVKSDSNKDFADIDSDPDYNTLADFRKMMADLNV
- the LOC143217291 gene encoding EGFR adapter protein isoform X6, whose product is MGGKEEEEENEEIITKMPEATLKIFNGVQYMGSFPVAIPDIASRAEYVRSQLETLRYSDRSTPVLLIVSLAGIKVCSPDGKCVQMAHALRRISYATCEPQHAQFSFLAREPRAHFSIQYCHSFITTSAEQNKSVAGDSSIAGVGGGCRNSSSNSWLKSRTSPTSRTGSGSSTADMNVQLGSAGSPTLRLASVKTPNTIPGLRPTHNFTNVLGPITNEDEPKSISQQSTPSSDESNSPTQLNSYKRLTDKPARIKQLAMGWTGGRDVHGLNGEDDSCPLVSGSSTPTSPSNRPHSGGYINEAIIDSEGTRPNYNKIPPSESLDNTINASITAKNFNIENNRIGHNSPSSGTETEFKSKRRSQISTSSSSVPADGSTHGSTPTPPPLPERTDSLNNRSEEAELRKAPWFQAGIPREITLEVLSQEPEGAFMVRESTSKPGCYALSLRVPREFQPSGIAHYLIKRTNKGYKIKGFTKEFTTLTALITHHSVMPELLPCPLSLSRYNPSFVKSDSNKDFADIDSDPDYNTLADFRKMMADLNV
- the LOC143217291 gene encoding uncharacterized protein LOC143217291 isoform X4, producing the protein MAYSIWVRFLWRFPTLPAVLNTFAPNWRLSDDRSTPVLLIVSLAGIKVCSPDGKCVQMAHALRRISYATCEPQHAQFSFLAREPRAHFSIQYCHSFITTSAEQAEELNTLVGNAFRMAYVAQLQRQPILQDVISPQSSPPYRKDKQETRSSWNKSVAGDSSIAGVGGGCRNSSSNSWLKSRTSPTSRTGSGSSTADMNVQLGSAGSPTLRLASVKTPNTIPGLRPTHNFTNVLGPITNEDEPKSISQQSTPSSDESNSPTQLNSYKRLTDKPARIKQLAMGWTGGRDVHGLNGEDDSCPLVSGSSTPTSPSNRPHSGGYINEAIIDSEGTRPNYNKIPPSESLDNTINASITAKNFNIENNRIGHNSPSSGTETEFKSKRRSQISTSSSSVPADGSTHGSTPTPPPLPERTDSLNNRSEEAELRKAPWFQAGIPREITLEVLSQEPEGAFMVRESTSKPGCYALSLRVPREFQPSGIAHYLIKRTNKGYKIKGFTKEFTTLTALITHHSVMPELLPCPLSLSRYNPSFVKSDSNKDFADIDSDPDYNTLADFRKMMADLNV
- the LOC143217291 gene encoding uncharacterized protein LOC143217291 isoform X1 translates to MGGKEEEEENEEIITKMPEATLKIFNGVQYMGSFPVAIPDIASRAEYVRSQLETLRYSDRSTPVLLIVSLAGIKVCSPDGKCVQMAHALRRISYATCEPQHAQFSFLAREPRAHFSIQYCHSFITTSAEQAEELNTLVGNAFRMAYVAQLQRQPILQDVISPQSSPPYRKDKQETRSSWNKSVAGDSSIAGVGGGCRNSSSNSWLKSRTSPTSRTGSGSSTADMNVQLGSAGSPTLRLASVKTPNTIPGLRPTHNFTNVLGPITNEDEPKSISQQSTPSSDESNSPTQLNSYKRLTDKPARIKQLAMGWTGGRDVHGLNGEDDSCPLVSGSSTPTSPSNRPHSGGYINEAIIDSEGTRPNYNKIPPSESLDNTINASITAKNFNIENNRIGHNSPSSGTETEFKSKRRSQISTSSSSVPADGSTHGSTPTPPPLPERTDSLNNRSEEAELRKAPWFQAGIPREITLEVLSQEPEGAFMVRESTSKPGCYALSLRVPREFQPSGIAHYLIKRTNKGYKIKGFTKEFTTLTALITHHSVMPELLPCPLSLSRYNPSFVKSDSNKDFADIDSDPDYNTLADFRKMMADLNV
- the LOC143217291 gene encoding EGFR adapter protein isoform X8 — encoded protein: MAHALRRISYATCEPQHAQFSFLAREPRAHFSIQYCHSFITTSAEQAEELNTLVGNAFRMAYVAQLQRQPILQDVISPQSSPPYRKDKQETRSSWNKSVAGDSSIAGVGGGCRNSSSNSWLKSRTSPTSRTGSGSSTADMNVQLGSAGSPTLRLASVKTPNTIPGLRPTHNFTNVLGPITNEDEPKSISQQSTPSSDESNSPTQLNSYKRLTDKPARIKQLAMGWTGGRDVHGLNGEDDSCPLVSGSSTPTSPSNRPHSGGYINEAIIDSEGTRPNYNKIPPSESLDNTINASITAKNFNIENNRIGHNSPSSGTETEFKSKRRSQISTSSSSVPADGSTHGSTPTPPPLPERTDSLNNRSEEAELRKAPWFQAGIPREITLEVLSQEPEGAFMVRESTSKPGCYALSLRVPREFQPSGIAHYLIKRTNKGYKIKGFTKEFTTLTALITHHSVMPELLPCPLSLSRYNPSFVKSDSNKDFADIDSDPDYNTLADFRKMMADLNV
- the LOC143217291 gene encoding EGFR adapter protein isoform X9; this translates as MRRFTRRRKTLAAFSAIMGRLGKGSQSTTRPIFRVQYRKLVDEYSQQQEQLKFMPALPDYMSYCCCRCGHTQKLKNKSVAGDSSIAGVGGGCRNSSSNSWLKSRTSPTSRTGSGSSTADMNVQLGSAGSPTLRLASVKTPNTIPGLRPTHNFTNVLGPITNEDEPKSISQQSTPSSDESNSPTQLNSYKRLTDKPARIKQLAMGWTGGRDVHGLNGEDDSCPLVSGSSTPTSPSNRPHSGGYINEAIIDSEGTRPNYNKIPPSESLDNTINASITAKNFNIENNRIGHNSPSSGTETEFKSKRRSQISTSSSSVPADGSTHGSTPTPPPLPERTDSLNNRSEEAELRKAPWFQAGIPREITLEVLSQEPEGAFMVRESTSKPGCYALSLRVPREFQPSGIAHYLIKRTNKGYKIKGFTKEFTTLTALITHHSVMPELLPCPLSLSRYNPSFVKSDSNKDFADIDSDPDYNTLADFRKMMADLNV
- the LOC143217291 gene encoding uncharacterized protein LOC143217291 isoform X2; the protein is MGSDVYLLWQNRSRRDSSQLSIWVRFLWRFPTLPAVLNTFAPNWRLSDDRSTPVLLIVSLAGIKVCSPDGKCVQMAHALRRISYATCEPQHAQFSFLAREPRAHFSIQYCHSFITTSAEQAEELNTLVGNAFRMAYVAQLQRQPILQDVISPQSSPPYRKDKQETRSSWNKSVAGDSSIAGVGGGCRNSSSNSWLKSRTSPTSRTGSGSSTADMNVQLGSAGSPTLRLASVKTPNTIPGLRPTHNFTNVLGPITNEDEPKSISQQSTPSSDESNSPTQLNSYKRLTDKPARIKQLAMGWTGGRDVHGLNGEDDSCPLVSGSSTPTSPSNRPHSGGYINEAIIDSEGTRPNYNKIPPSESLDNTINASITAKNFNIENNRIGHNSPSSGTETEFKSKRRSQISTSSSSVPADGSTHGSTPTPPPLPERTDSLNNRSEEAELRKAPWFQAGIPREITLEVLSQEPEGAFMVRESTSKPGCYALSLRVPREFQPSGIAHYLIKRTNKGYKIKGFTKEFTTLTALITHHSVMPELLPCPLSLSRYNPSFVKSDSNKDFADIDSDPDYNTLADFRKMMADLNV
- the LOC143217291 gene encoding EGFR adapter protein isoform X7; amino-acid sequence: MRRFTRRRKTLAAFSAIMGRLGKGSQSTTRPIFRVQYRKLVDEYSQQQEQLKFMPALPDYMSYCCCRCGHTQKLKAEELNTLVGNAFRMAYVAQLQRQPILQDVISPQSSPPYRKDKQETRSSWNKSVAGDSSIAGVGGGCRNSSSNSWLKSRTSPTSRTGSGSSTADMNVQLGSAGSPTLRLASVKTPNTIPGLRPTHNFTNVLGPITNEDEPKSISQQSTPSSDESNSPTQLNSYKRLTDKPARIKQLAMGWTGGRDVHGLNGEDDSCPLVSGSSTPTSPSNRPHSGGYINEAIIDSEGTRPNYNKIPPSESLDNTINASITAKNFNIENNRIGHNSPSSGTETEFKSKRRSQISTSSSSVPADGSTHGSTPTPPPLPERTDSLNNRSEEAELRKAPWFQAGIPREITLEVLSQEPEGAFMVRESTSKPGCYALSLRVPREFQPSGIAHYLIKRTNKGYKIKGFTKEFTTLTALITHHSVMPELLPCPLSLSRYNPSFVKSDSNKDFADIDSDPDYNTLADFRKMMADLNV